Genomic window (Apis cerana isolate GH-2021 linkage group LG1, AcerK_1.0, whole genome shotgun sequence):
TATAATAGAATCTTTATATTCGTATACCCCAATCCTGTTTAATCAAATCCGCTCCTTTCTCAGCGATCATCATGGTAGGCGCATGTATATTTGCGCTGGTGATGTTCGGCATGACCGACGAATCGATAACACGTAAATTCGTCACGCCATGAACCCTCAATCTGGCGTCCACGACCGTTCTGGAATCGTTGGCTGGGCCCATTCTGTTCGTGCAACACGCGTGATAATTCGTGCCAGTGGCGTGCCTAATGTTGCATTCGTAATATTCCTCGGTGTCGGCGGTTATGTTGCGACATTGGGGAATATCGAAGGTGTGGAACTTGGCTTTATACTTCTGCAAGATCGTCGTGTTCAATAAACTCTTCAGCGTTGGCACAGCTTTCATCAATCTCTTCCAATCGTCCTGCACGGTGTAATAATTCGAGTAAATCTTTACCCGCTCGGCTGGATCGGCGCTACGCAATTCGATCACCCCTCGACTCAACGGTCTCATTAACGAGGCGTAAGCGGTGATCAAGCCATTCTTCATGATCTCGTCTgtcattatttgtaaaatcttATCGTTCACGTCGTAAGAATGCAACAGGCTCTTTAACCCGTTCTTATCGTAGCGTTGGATTTGAGAGAACAATAATTGCACTTCGGGATATATGGATTCAGGATCGATAGGATTGATGAACGCGACGAGGTCGTTGGCGAGGGTCCTTAACGGGCCTCTGTCGAATTCCAAATACTCGTAAGCGGAGTTCAATTGATCCTGCTCAGTGGGGGCGGACGTCACCGACTCGTTCACGATAGAGTAATACAGGCCGAACCATATCACGTGATCTTGAAGATTCTTCCCAACGGGCAGATCGACCAGAACGGGTATCCCCAATTCCTTCAGGTGTTCTTTCGGCCCGATGCCCGAGAGCATCAGCAGCTGCGGGCTGACCATAGTTCCGGTCGAGAGGATCACTTCCTTCGTCGCTCTCACCTCCACCGATTTGTTGTTGCTCAAAGTGATTCGAACACCGACAGCGCGTTTACCCTCGAACAGAATCTTGTCCGCTCTGCTCGACGTTATTACGTACAAGTTCTTCCTGTCTCTGACGGGACTCAGGAAAGCTTTCGAGCAACTTTGCCGTCTCCCTTCGTCGAGGGTGCCCAACACTCTTCCGAATCCCAGGTAGCGATCGCCGTTCACAGCTTTGAGAATGGGATGGCCCGCTTCTCGAGCCGCCTCCAGAATTACATCCTCGAAGTCTGTCACGGTGTAATTGTAGTATCTGACTCTGAGGGGACCGTTCGTCCCGCAATACTTGTCGCCGTGTTCGGCTATGTATTCGGGCGAGCAGCTTAAGGACTTTCTAAAGTATGGGAGTACTTCGTCGAAGTTCCATCCAGGATTTCCTTGACTCGCCCAACCGTCGAAGTCCCTTCGATTCCCGAAGATGTGTATCATCCCGTTGATCACCGAGCTTCCCCCAAGTGCTTTGCCCCTCGACCATTTACATCGTTTGTCTTTGATGCTCAGACAGATGCCTTCTTGTGGCtcgatcttttaattaaaagtaatacgaaagaaagtttttttttaatataaatggtatataatggaataattcGTAACTCGTAATTTCATTcatgaaacattttatatcgCGTTAGAGAAGagtgaaaaacaaatataatttgtgtgggaataaatgattttaatttgaaattcgggaattttaatttaattttctattcatgatttttcagaaataaaaaataaaaaatgaaaaattttctcacagtctaatgtatttttttattgtaagaaGCTTTTTAATAAGCGTTAACAATtacgaaatttaatcgatatccaatatcaaataatatttctttctttaatttttcatttttcacttaaaaacactaagaatttataatttcctcTGAATAGAtgtgaatgaatattttttccaaataatcaACGAAAAATTCTACATACCGCGTAATAGTAATCTTGCGGTCCACctaaattattgttgaaaagGCCAGGTGGCACGGTTTCAGGTAAGGGATCCACTCCTCTTTCGATTAACAAAACGTTCCAATCCTGCACTTCCGTTAATCTGCGAGCCAAAATAGATCCCGCGCTTCCACCACCAACGATCACAAAATCGAATTCCATTcccgaatataaaatttcttcttcgttaCTTGAGggatatttattcgtattgcTTAATCCGCAACGGGATGCGATTAACGTTTGTATCAGCATAGTGAAAACGGAAGCTGGCGACGATTGCAACGCCGAGGAGCAAGTTCCCCTCGCACACGATTCCATGTTTTCGTGTATTTATTCAACTAGAATTAATTTAGAGTAAGACAAATTTGAATGGAATattgtttatgaaaatttttaaatctaaataattttatatataagaaaatgtcTAGCATACGGTATTCTGTTTGAAAAtaacttttgaatttaatttacttttttaatttaaaattttatatgttcttttgttattattatggcaataatatttttggcaACAAATtgcaaatgtttatattagtttaaaatattatgaataaaataagactttcaagattaattatattaatcacctagtaataaactttaaacaaATGATTCCTGtactattttcttcaatattcaaataacgTTTGACGAATATAACGTGACAAAacgtcatatatatatatttctccctctttttgttttttacgtgaaatataaattatctcttAGACAGATAAGTAAGTATATCGTCTCCTTCCCCAAATGTAAATGTTTAAGAATTAGAAgaaactttgttttttttatacttatacttcatttcaatgataaaaacatttcacaatattttatagtcaAATTGGATTTTGAAGCAAATATTGCCATCTCAGATTAcaattgcattattatattgtacgtTTAAAATACAAAGTTATATAAACAAAGTTATTGAATTGCCTCTGgcataagaaaaaaaggcgATAAAGAGATTCTTCGAAGGAATATTTTGACTTTGAGGGATTATAGTACTTATCGAGAGGAGTGAATAGATCAATATTccactaaaaataaataatataatcaatcaaattttcattcttaacGTTCTTAACGTACAGTATATTCATTgcataatagtaataataataatttctaacgaaataaataagcaattgtttctttttttcaatggaaatttctgatagatttataaataatattgttgaaGGTctctatcttttaaaataaaataaaaattttaaagaaaacgttaataaattatttaaattttttttaaaggaatctttaaaattaaagtttaaagtttaaagacttacattttttaaggtactaagaaaaattttaattacataaaataagataCGATAAatcttatcgaaattaatatcgaaaatttcttggaaatgattatatataaagagttGTCCTTGAATTAATgcacaattatttctttatcaaaatcattatactaatgaatattttaaatagaataattgttgtttttcttctttttacataagaaaatgaaaaatatttaaagactttcgtttttttaaaataaaattactttaattttctcatttaCATAATAGATTGTCATAAGttgataattcataaaattttataaattttacaaatatgcttctcaaatgaaaattgattgagAATTtctattaagattattatgtattataacgtattataataatgataattgagttttttcgatatcgatgtcgaattttgttttatccttTTAATTCAAATCGACATCTCCAtactaattgttttaattaattctagtaGAAACTAGAAAAACGATCGCCCCTGTTCGAACGCTTGtgaaatgagaattttttgcaaaaagttGCAAGAACAAGCTTTGGGATGTGGACTAAAGTATTATACTACAAAATCCAAGTGCAATTAAAAACTGCCAATCtcgattcataaaaataattcaataaatatacattgttACAtaggttttattatatatatgtatatacatatataataaaacaataatagaatcatttatttacttattatttatctctatGACATCTCAATTTCTCatctttatatcattatacccCAATCctctttaattaaatccgCTCCCTTCTCTCCGATCATTATAGTCGGCGCATTAGTATTCCCGCTCGTCACTTCCGGCATGATCGACGCATCGATCACTCGCAAATTTTTGACACCGTGCACTTTCAATCTCGAATCCACAACGCTGGAATCGTTAGCCGGTCCCATCCTGGCCGTTCCACACGGATGAAACAACGTGGTAGACAAGTGTTTGAGGCTACATTCCCAATATTCATCGGTATCTGGCTTCGTGTGTCGACATCCGGGAATGTCAGGATAATATAACGTCATGTTGTACTTCTTCATAGCCTCGgtgtttaagaaatttttaacgacATTCACGGATTTCAACAACGTTTTGAAATCTTCCTTCTTGACGAAGTAATTCGGATAAATCTTGACAGGATCGGCCGGATTAGTGTTACGCAACTCGAGAAAACCTCGGCTCAAAGGTTTCAATAATACAGATATACCAAAAATTATGTTCATTTTCTTGCTATCCTCTTGTATCTTTTCTATCAGTTCATCGTCCACATTGAACGAACGTAGGAAACTTGTTAACTGGTTCGAAAATTGTATTGGCATGAAGATAAATTGGACATTCGGATACTTCGAATCAGGATCGTCCACGTTCACGAAACCGGTGAATTCGATTGGAAGGGTGTGTAAAGGaccaatattttgtttcaaatactCGTAAATAGCGTCCATCTCATTATTCTCGTCGTTGGAAAGAGGCGTCGATTCGTTCGCATAGCTTAAGTAAAACGTTAACCACGTCACGTGATCTTGAAGATTCATCCCGACAGGCAGATCGACGAGAGTGGGTATTCCCATTTCTTTCAAATGCTTTTTCGGCCCGATTCCCGAGAGCATCAGTATCTGAGGACTGGCTATACTTC
Coding sequences:
- the LOC107994782 gene encoding glucose dehydrogenase [FAD, quinone]-like, encoding MESCARGTCSSALQSSPASVFTMLIQTLIASRCGLSNTNKYPSSNEEEILYSGMEFDFVIVGGGSAGSILARRLTEVQDWNVLLIERGVDPLPETVPPGLFNNNLGGPQDYYYAIEPQEGICLSIKDKRCKWSRGKALGGSSVINGMIHIFGNRRDFDGWASQGNPGWNFDEVLPYFRKSLSCSPEYIAEHGDKYCGTNGPLRVRYYNYTVTDFEDVILEAAREAGHPILKAVNGDRYLGFGRVLGTLDEGRRQSCSKAFLSPVRDRKNLYVITSSRADKILFEGKRAVGVRITLSNNKSVEVRATKEVILSTGTMVSPQLLMLSGIGPKEHLKELGIPVLVDLPVGKNLQDHVIWFGLYYSIVNESVTSAPTEQDQLNSAYEYLEFDRGPLRTLANDLVAFINPIDPESIYPEVQLLFSQIQRYDKNGLKSLLHSYDVNDKILQIMTDEIMKNGLITAYASLMRPLSRGVIELRSADPAERVKIYSNYYTVQDDWKRLMKAVPTLKSLLNTTILQKYKAKFHTFDIPQCRNITADTEEYYECNIRHATGTNYHACCTNRMGPANDSRTVVDARLRVHGVTNLRVIDSSVMPNITSANIHAPTMMIAEKGADLIKQDWGIRI